The proteins below are encoded in one region of Apium graveolens cultivar Ventura chromosome 4, ASM990537v1, whole genome shotgun sequence:
- the LOC141719730 gene encoding uncharacterized protein LOC141719730, translated as MFAFENGYNEDKISCPCLKCAHNKSWKARIVKNHLFQYGIDETYTCWIWNGEPNPVVSPPQEESDSSGSVNQAYTGMGEADEDDDDFSSDSSDFINHVEAEHEPLYPGCENYSKMKALVKLFNLKVKHGMSDSCFFDVLLLIGSFLPDGNNIPSSFNEAKKTLCALGMGYEKIHACPNNCLLYCRQIDEDETTCRICKASRWKLNKKGEEQKRVPAKVLWYFPLIPRIRNLFNTPQIAKDMTWHETEREQDGKLRHPADSQTWKNVDQEWPDFASESRNLRLALSSDGFNPFHGNRNVIKGYNACTICVDNTKATRLVHYWKTVIMRHRRWLPRHHPYRKQKSAFDNTVEKGVAPIPLTGSVNW; from the exons ATGTTTGCATTTGAGAACGGGTATAACGAAGACAAAATAAGTTGTCCCTGCTTAAAGTGCGCACACAACAAATCTTGGAAAGCTCGGATTGTTAAAAATCATCTTTTCCAATATGGCATTGATGAAACTTATACATGTTGGATATGGAACGGGGAGCCAAATCCGGTAGTAAGTCCTCCACAGGAGGAAAGTGACTCCTCTGGATCTGTTAACCAAGCGTACACAGGAATGGGTGAAGCTGACgaagatgatgatgatttctcttCAGATTCTTCAGATTTCATCAATCACGTGGAAGCTGAGCATGAACCTCTTTATCCGGGTTGTGAGAATTATAGTAAGATGAAAGCTTTGGTTAAGTTATTCAACTTGAAGGTGAAACATGGTATGTCTGATTCATGTTTTTTTGATGTTCTTTTATTGATTGGGTCTTTCCTTCCGGATGGCAACAATATCCCTTCTTCTTTCAATGAAGCAAAGAAAACCTTATGTGCATTAGGAATGGGGTATGAGAAGATACACGCATGCCCGAATAATTGTCTCTTATATTGTAGGCAGATAGATGAAGATGAGACAACTTGTCGTATATGTAAGGCCTCTAGATGGAAATTGAATAAGAAAGGAGAAGAACAGAAAAGAGTCCCTGCAAAGGTTTTATGGTATTTTCCGTTGATACCAAGAATAAGAAATTTGTTCAACACACCTCAGATTGCAAAGGACATGACCTGGCACGAGACGGAGCGAGAACAGGATGGTAAACTGAGGCACCCGGCTGACTCACAAACATGGAAAAATGTCGATCAAGAGTGGCCTGATTTTGCATCAGAGAGTAGGAACCTTCGATTGGCTTTATCCTCCGATGGTTTCAATCCTTTTCATGGCAACC GAAATGTAATTAAAGGGTATAATGCTTGTACTATTTGTGTTGACAACACAAAGGCTACTAGGCTTGTTCATTATTGGAAGACGGTGATTATGAGGCATAGGAGGTGGTTGCCCCGTCATCATCCTTATAGAAAGCAAAAATCAGCTTTTGATAATACTGTTGAGAAGGGTGTTGCTCCAATTCCGTTAACTGGTTCCGTTAATTGGTGA